The following are encoded together in the Montipora foliosa isolate CH-2021 chromosome 12, ASM3666993v2, whole genome shotgun sequence genome:
- the LOC137980394 gene encoding lactadherin-like: MNFDVISLLIYLVLRSEFASSCSATYSVQGQVLRNHTIKTETADKIEDCILRCMAYPGCTSSNFYRMDKRCELSDKTHASHPEDMSSNPYTVYMVNTFRPIPCKTQRECGMGLLCTPSLICEECRSHPLGMESRAIPNSAVTASSTWGAAHEPWQARLNNAPKSQSTGSWSAGTNAVGQWLQIDLGKETVLTKIATQSRPGNGQRVSSYKILFSLDGANWNAYRSDDSEKVFMGNSDIGTIVSHKLVPRITSRYVRFYVMSWHNHISMRVELYGCAINGP; this comes from the exons ATGAATTTTGACGTGATATCTCTACTCATTTACTTGGTGTTGAGGTCAGAATTTGCGAGTTCTTGCTCAGCAACTTACTCTGTGCAAGGACAAGTTCTTCGAAACCACACCATCAAGACAGAGACCGCAGACAAAATAGAAGATTGTATCTTGCGTTGCATGGCATATCCCGGATGTACAAGCAGCAACTTTTATCGCATGGACAAACGCTGTGAACTGAGTGACAAGACGCATGCGTCTCACCCAGAAGACATGAGCAGCAATCCATATACCGTATATATGGTGAACACTTTCCGACCTATACCTTGCAAAACTCAACGCGAATGTGGTATGGGCTTGCTGTGCACACCGTCTCTGATTTGCGAAG AATGCCGCAGTCATCCGCTTGGAATGGAAAGTAGGGCAATACCGAACTCAGCGGTGACGGCTTCTTCAACATGGGGAGCCGCACATGAACCCTGGCAAGCCAGGCTCAACAATGCGCCAAAAAGTCAAAGTACTGGCTCTTGGTCAGCAGGAACAAATGCCGTTGGACAGTGGTTGCAAATTGACCTTGGCAAGGAGACAGTATTGACGAAAATAGCCACACAGAGCAGGCCTGGTAATGGTCAGCGGGTATCTTCTTACAAAATTCTGTTCAGCTTGGACGGAGCAAACTGGAATGCGTATCGAAGCGATGATTCTGAAAAG gTTTTTATGGGAAATTCAGACATTGGAACAATTGTCTCGCACAAGTTGGTGCCAAGAATTACGAGCAGATATGTTCGCTTTTATGTAATGTCGTGGCATAACCACATATCCATGAGAGTTGAGCTGTATGGCTGTGCTATTAACGGACCATGA
- the LOC137980385 gene encoding lactadherin-like translates to MNFAVISLLIYLVLRSEFASSCTATYSAQGQVLRNHTIKTETADKIEDCIWRCMAYSGCTSSNFYPMNKRCELSDKTHASHPEDMRSNPYAVYMENTFRPIPCKTQLDCGMDLICTPSLICEECRSHPLGMESRAIPDSAVTASSTWGAAHEPWQARLNNAAKSQSTGSWSAGIFTVGQWLQIDLGKETVVTKIATQGRPSYAHLQWVSSYKILLSLDGTNWNAYRSDGSEKVFRGNSDIGTIVSHKLVPRITSRYVRFYAMSWHISISMRVELYGCVINGP, encoded by the exons ATGAATTTTGCCGTGATATCTCTACTCATTTACTTGGTGTTGAGGTCAGAATTTGCGAGTTCTTGCACAGCAACTTACTCCGCGCAGGGACAAGTTCTTCGAAACCACACCATCAAGACAGAGACCGCAGACAAAATAGAAGATTGTATCTGGCGTTGCATGGCATATTCCGGATGTACGAGTAGCAACTTTTATCCTATGAACAAACGCTGTGAACTGAGTGACAAGACGCATGCGTCTCATCCAGAAGACATGAGGAGCAATCCATATGCCGTATATATGGAGAACACTTTCCGTCCTATACCTTGCAAAACTCAGCTCGATTGTGGTATGGACTTGATATGCACACCGTCTCTGATTTGCGAAG AATGCCGCAGTCATCCGCTTGGAATGGAAAGTAGGGCAATACCGGACTCAGCGGTGACGGCTTCTTCAACATGGGGAGCCGCACATGAACCCTGGCAAGCCAGGCTCAACAATGCGGCAAAAAGTCAAAGTACTGGCTCTTGGTCAGCAGGAATATTTACCGTTGGACAGTGGTTGCAAATTGACCTTGGCAAGGAGACAGTAgtgacaaaaatagcaacacaGGGGAGGCCTAGTTATGCTCATCTTCAGTGGGTATCTTCATACAAAATTCTGTTGAGCTTGGACGGAACAAACTGGAATGCGTATCGAAGCGATGGTTCTGAAAAG gTTTTTAGGGGAAATTCAGACATTGGAACAATTGTCTCGCACAAGTTGGTGCCAAGAATTACGAGCAGATATGTTCGCTTTTATGCAATGTCGTGGCATATCAGCATATCCATGAGAGTTGAGCTGTATGGCTGTGTTATTAACGGACCATAA